A portion of the Podospora pseudoanserina strain CBS 124.78 chromosome 2, whole genome shotgun sequence genome contains these proteins:
- the GRR1 gene encoding SCF ubiquitin ligase complex subunit (COG:S; EggNog:ENOG503NYMA; BUSCO:EOG09260GOF), giving the protein MTLATMRQRASLDIIADRGAIISNHTPSSTVAEPAAAVPDQLTRQQQQSAQPELINLAVDAQDDARSTSSSSSPAPGGDNEESDFFLGANDSQSSLGVPNLQDMQVNDEDCLPPINRLPNEILIAIFAKLNSLSDVFHVMLTCRRWARNAVDILWHRPSCTTWDKHVQICNTLSTEAPAFPYREFIKRLNLACLHDTVSDGSVVPLASCTRVERLTLTNCGKITDTGLIPLITNNDHLLALDVSNDSQITEASIYAIAQYCKRLQGLNISGCHKVSPESMITLAENCRFLKRLKLNDCQQLTNQAVLAFAEHCPNILEIDLHQCKLIGNEPVTALIEKGQALRELRLANCEMIDDNAFLSLPNRTFENLRILDLTSCDKLTDRAVQKIIEVAPRLRNLVFAKCRQLTDEALYAIAGLGKNLHFLHLGHCHQITDEAVKKLVAECNRIRYIDLGCCTHLTDDSVMKLATLPKLKRIGLVKCAQITDASVIALANANRRARLRKDAHGNVIPNEYVSMSHSSLERVHLSYCTNLTLKGILRLLKCCPRLTHLSLTGVAAFLRDDLEVFSREPPQGFTQHQRDVFCVFSGQGVVNLRKYLNQEQTFADLGLGESAGGVNGAGRDTPTGEVIQANNGDADETEVDVVDDDPEDDDMADAAPPNPTHQQPPPPPPLAPTLHPFNYVGGHPPYLPQSVPLQNGHMAPQHPPTLHHGLSIDHDVVTLSAQQAQVAGPSPSPSTSSPNQVMGPTVVNPPARMDRDRPGNPQDSA; this is encoded by the exons ATGACTTTAGCAACCATGAGACAGCGCGCGTCCCTCGATATCATCGCCGACAGAGGCGCAATCATTTCCAACCACACTCCGAGCAGCACCGTCGCcgagccagcagcagcagtaccCGACCAGCTCacccgacaacaacaacagtccGCCCAGCCTGAACTCATCAACCTTGCCGTTGACGCACAAGACGATGCCCGCTCCACTTCATCCAGCAGCTCGCCAGCGCCCGGCGGTGACAATGAGGAATCCGATTTCTTCCTCGGCGCAAATGATTCACAGTCCTCTCTCGGCGTACCAAATCTCCAGGACATGCAGGTTAACGATGAGGACTGCCTTCCGCCCATCAACCGGCTGCCAAACGAGATCTTGATCGCCATCTTTGCCAAGCTCAACAGTCTATCTGATGTCTTCCACGTCATGTTGACATGTAGGAGATGGGCTCGCAATGCGGTTGACATTTTGTGGCATCGTCCATCGTGCACGACATGGGACAAGCACGTTCAGATTTGCAACACTCTCAGCACAGAGGCTCCGGCTTTTCCCTACAGGGAGTTCATCAAGCGCCTCAACCTTGCGTGTCTGCACGACACCGTCAGTGATGGCAGTGTTGTTCCTCTTGCCTCGTGCACCCGTGTCGAACGCCTCACCCTCACAAACTGCGGCAAGATCACCGACACTGGCCTCATCCCATTGATCACTAACAATGATCACTTGTTGGCACTTGATGTTTCCAACGACAGCCAAATTACGGAGGCTTCGATCTATGCTATTGCCCAGTACTGCAAGCGACTCCAGGGTCTCAACATCAGTGGATGCCACAAGGTCTCTCCAGAGAGCATGATTACTCTTGCCGAGAACTGCAGGTTTTTGAAGAGG CTCAAATTGAATGACTGCCAACAACTGACCAACCAAGCCGTCCTTGCCTTTGCCGAGCACTGTCCCAACATTCTCGAGATTGATCTCCACCAATGCAAGTTGATTGGCAACGAGCCTGTTACAGCACTTATTGAGAAGGGACAGGCTCTCCGTGAACTTCGACTGGCCAACTGCGAGATGATTGACGACAATGCTTTCTTATCATTGCCGAACAGGACGTTTGAGAACCTGCGCATCCTGGATCTGACATCTTGTGACAAATTGACGGATCGGGCCGTGCAAAAGATTATTGAAGTCGCGCCTCGACTCCGGAACCTGGTCTTTGCCAAGTGCCGCCAGCTCACAGACGAAGCTCTGTATGCCATTGCTGGTCTGGGGAAGAACCTGCATTTCCTCCATTTGGGCCATTGCCACCAGATCACGGACGAGGCCGTTAAGAAGCTTGTTGCCGAGTGCAATCGCATTCGCTATATTGATCTTGGTTGCTGCACCCACCTGACGGACGACTCGGTGATGAAGCTGGCCACCTTGCCCAAGTTGAAGAGAATTGGTCTCGTCAAATGTGCCCAGATCACAGATGCAAGTGTTATCGCTCTTGCGAATGCCAACAGGCGAGCACGCTTACGAAAGGACGCGCATGGAAATGTCATCCCCAACGAGTATGTCAGCATGAGCCACAGCAGCTTGGAACGCGTTCATCTGAGCTACTGCACAAATCTTACTTTGAAG GGAATCTTGCGGCTGCTTAAGTGCTGTCCGCGACTCACCCATCTCAGTCTCACAGGCGTGGCTGCCTTCTTGAGAGATGACTTGGAGGTATTTTCTCGTGAGCCTCCTCAAG GGTTtacccaacaccaacgcgATGTCTTTTGCGTGTTCTCAGGTCAAGGCGTTGTCAACCTCCGCAAATATCTGAACCAGGAACAGACATTTGCCGACCTTGGACTTGGAGAATCAGCCGGCGGTGTTAACGGGGCTGGCCGAGACACTCCAACCGGCGAGGTCATTCAGGCCAACAATGGCGATGCCGACGAGACGGAGGTCGATGTCGTGGACGACGACccggaggatgatgatatggCCGATGCTGCTCCACCtaacccaacccatcaacaaccaccgcctcccccgccgctcGCTCCAACACTTCATCCTTTTAACTATGTAGGGGGCCACCCGCCTTACCTACCCCAGTCGGTTCCGTTACAAAACGGTCACATGGCaccccaacatcctccaACTCTTCACCACGGCCTATCAATAGACCACGACGTTGTGACATTGTCTGCTCAGCAAGCTCAAGTTGCTGGACCGAGCCCCTCGCCATCCACTAGCTCTCCTAACCAAGTTATGGGCCCGACAGTAGTTAATCCGCCAGCGAGAATGGACCGCGACAGACCTGGTAACCCTCAAGATTCGGCTTAG